In a single window of the Candidatus Celerinatantimonas neptuna genome:
- the acpH gene encoding Acyl carrier protein phosphodiesterase: MAGFFIKKLLNMNYLGHFYVASITNSSYCGALLGDFIKGNQWQHLPHSLQLGILLHRRLDSWIDQWVINEQITSLFPNQIRRFAPIALDLYWDYQLASYWSHWHPQPLPDLTRKIYSQLHHPDLPLSAQRVIESMIHHDWLAQYNQPDFIFNALQYIQKRMRSTIPVMTLVDTLWNQNQLLHSKTEQLVHNLKQLPFIWRHKILTEQFSIKYRPHC; this comes from the coding sequence ATGGCAGGTTTTTTTATTAAAAAGCTACTTAACATGAATTATCTTGGTCATTTTTACGTTGCTTCGATCACCAACAGTTCATATTGCGGTGCATTGCTGGGTGACTTTATTAAAGGGAATCAATGGCAACATCTTCCTCATTCATTACAACTGGGTATACTCCTTCACCGACGCTTAGACAGCTGGATTGATCAATGGGTCATCAACGAACAAATAACGTCTTTATTTCCTAATCAAATTAGACGATTTGCTCCCATTGCACTAGATCTCTATTGGGATTACCAACTTGCCAGCTACTGGTCGCACTGGCACCCACAACCTCTTCCCGATTTAACGCGGAAAATATACAGCCAACTTCATCACCCTGATTTACCGCTATCAGCTCAACGCGTCATTGAATCGATGATCCATCACGACTGGCTCGCTCAATATAACCAGCCTGATTTTATTTTTAATGCGTTGCAATATATTCAAAAGCGAATGCGTTCAACTATTCCTGTCATGACACTGGTCGATACATTATGGAATCAAAATCAACTTCTTCACTCCAAAACTGAACAGTTAGTTCATAATCTTAAACAATTGCCCTTTATCTGGCGACACAAGATACT